A stretch of Synergistaceae bacterium DZ-S4 DNA encodes these proteins:
- the scpB gene encoding SMC-Scp complex subunit ScpB, with protein sequence MQQSDENVKREMGLLERQVEAMLFVSPQPVSSQEIASYLGVTPARVESAVRTIKEIYAASHGLAVLFAAGGWQMATAPDLAEAIEAFYGSVSLQKVRLSKAALETLSVIAYNQPVTRSEIEDIRSVRCDRVVDTLLKHGLVRIAGRKKSVGSPLLFRTTERFLEIFGLAGISSLPSLEELKDYRSDEGAFGSFEGPDKVSEEEDNDEWIKQ encoded by the coding sequence TTGCAGCAGTCTGACGAAAACGTAAAGAGAGAGATGGGGCTGCTTGAACGGCAGGTAGAAGCGATGCTCTTCGTATCCCCGCAGCCTGTTTCGAGTCAGGAGATAGCCTCGTATCTGGGAGTGACGCCCGCGAGGGTGGAGAGCGCGGTAAGGACCATCAAAGAGATATATGCCGCATCTCACGGACTTGCGGTACTCTTTGCAGCCGGCGGATGGCAGATGGCTACGGCTCCCGATCTCGCTGAGGCCATAGAGGCATTTTACGGTTCTGTCTCACTCCAGAAGGTCAGACTCAGCAAAGCGGCACTCGAGACTCTCTCTGTAATTGCATATAATCAGCCGGTGACCCGTTCTGAAATAGAGGATATCCGCTCAGTGAGATGCGACAGGGTCGTAGACACACTTTTGAAACATGGGCTTGTCAGGATCGCCGGCAGAAAGAAGAGCGTAGGTTCTCCCCTCCTTTTCAGGACCACGGAACGCTTTCTTGAGATATTCGGTCTGGCCGGCATAAGTTCGCTGCCCTCGCTGGAAGAACTTAAAGATTACAGGTCAGATGAGGGGGCCTTCGGCTCCTTTGAGGGACCGGACAAAGTGTCGGAAGAAGAGGACAACGATGAGTGGATCAAACAATAG
- a CDS encoding rRNA pseudouridine synthase has product MSGSNNSIRLNRYLALCGIGARRKVEEHILAGKVSVNGEVVTEPGRQVEASDRVTFEGKDISPVEQKYLIFNKPRGVLCAVEDERERTVIDILPTEMDRFRLFPVGRLDRESEGLIILTNDGMFSQELIHPSMGITKTYEVELRNPLPEEKLIEWTRGVEAEGLFLKPISVRRIGRRPLQCWFEVVLGEGIKREIRLMVRSLGNDVRRLVRRKIGRLELRELASGSFISVSREELWSYIKNGKIV; this is encoded by the coding sequence ATGAGTGGATCAAACAATAGCATAAGGCTGAACAGGTATCTTGCTCTGTGCGGGATAGGTGCAAGACGCAAGGTAGAGGAACACATCCTGGCCGGAAAAGTTTCTGTCAACGGAGAGGTCGTCACTGAGCCCGGAAGGCAGGTAGAGGCATCCGACAGGGTGACCTTTGAAGGGAAGGATATCTCTCCGGTTGAGCAGAAATACCTCATCTTCAACAAACCCAGGGGCGTTCTATGTGCGGTCGAAGACGAGCGGGAGCGGACAGTGATCGACATACTGCCGACCGAGATGGACAGATTCCGCCTCTTTCCGGTCGGCAGGCTTGACCGGGAGAGCGAAGGGCTGATCATCCTTACTAATGACGGTATGTTCTCGCAGGAGCTGATCCATCCATCAATGGGCATAACCAAGACCTACGAAGTGGAACTGAGGAACCCCCTTCCGGAAGAGAAGCTGATAGAATGGACCCGCGGAGTGGAGGCGGAAGGACTTTTCCTGAAGCCAATTTCAGTAAGAAGGATCGGACGGCGTCCGCTTCAATGCTGGTTTGAAGTAGTGCTTGGCGAGGGCATCAAGCGAGAGATACGCCTTATGGTGCGCTCACTTGGAAATGATGTCAGAAGACTCGTAAGAAGGAAGATAGGCAGGCTCGAGCTCAGGGAACTTGCTTCGGGCAGCTTTATTTCGGTCAGCAGAGAAGAACTTTGGAGTTATATTAAGAACGGAAAGATAGTATAA
- a CDS encoding glutamate synthase-related protein, with the protein MSYSPDLSSGFNGTRLRTPNHASCSGMCSDCVQECPALCEIGLSAIRGTEAAYPANPNGSQFASEKKYPIDFSDFNINGRVFGARGLPEDADIAHPLSVDLSCSFGIAHPVAQKMPLILPAVAKLNWQDYYAGAAIAGVTAVIGEAVVNKDSGAEFSNGRLTYSPLIKDMISRFRVYDRGYGDIVLQANYDDVSFGVLEYAIEKLGVKSVELKLGQAAKGIQAVSKTMSYEEATAIKAKGRMVYPDPASPEIQKMLSSGFKPVFRAMGRLPMYREESLTCYIQDLRSLGAKRVMLKVGGYDRKELELVLRIASAASVDLVTFDGAGGGTGNSPCRMMNEWGLPTMFLESIVWDILDKMRREGKSLPGTAITGGFSLEDNIYKGLAFGAPYISLVGVCRAPMAAAMFSKMVGEGIKKNDVPVSVKKFGSSAEDIYHDMQDLNLMYGKEAENIPAGATGVFSYLNRVSFGLRLMMALNRKFSLGFIDRTDLIPLTESAKGLLKGPWL; encoded by the coding sequence ATGTCTTACAGTCCGGATCTAAGCTCAGGGTTCAACGGAACAAGGCTGAGAACTCCAAACCACGCATCGTGCTCAGGAATGTGTTCCGATTGTGTGCAGGAGTGCCCGGCGCTTTGCGAGATAGGGCTCTCAGCGATAAGGGGAACTGAGGCAGCGTACCCGGCAAACCCTAACGGAAGCCAGTTCGCCTCGGAGAAAAAATACCCCATTGATTTTTCTGATTTCAACATAAACGGCAGGGTATTCGGGGCACGGGGACTCCCGGAGGATGCTGACATTGCCCACCCTCTAAGCGTAGACCTTTCCTGCAGTTTTGGAATTGCGCATCCGGTAGCGCAAAAAATGCCGCTCATACTTCCGGCCGTGGCAAAACTGAACTGGCAGGACTATTATGCGGGAGCGGCAATAGCCGGGGTCACAGCAGTTATAGGAGAGGCTGTGGTAAACAAGGACAGCGGTGCCGAATTTTCTAACGGCAGGCTGACCTATTCTCCGCTGATCAAAGATATGATCTCACGTTTCAGGGTCTACGACAGAGGTTACGGCGACATTGTACTCCAGGCAAATTACGACGATGTCTCTTTCGGGGTCCTAGAATATGCTATTGAAAAATTAGGAGTGAAAAGCGTAGAGCTCAAATTAGGGCAAGCAGCAAAGGGCATCCAGGCAGTTTCAAAAACGATGTCCTATGAAGAGGCAACGGCGATAAAAGCAAAAGGCCGAATGGTATACCCGGACCCCGCATCACCGGAGATACAGAAGATGCTTTCTTCAGGATTCAAGCCGGTATTCAGGGCGATGGGGCGTCTGCCAATGTACAGAGAGGAAAGCCTTACTTGCTATATCCAAGATCTGAGATCACTCGGAGCAAAAAGGGTAATGCTCAAGGTCGGCGGTTATGACAGAAAAGAGCTTGAACTGGTGCTAAGAATAGCCTCCGCAGCATCCGTTGATCTGGTGACTTTTGATGGTGCCGGAGGAGGAACGGGAAACAGCCCCTGTAGAATGATGAATGAATGGGGCCTGCCCACGATGTTCCTTGAGAGCATCGTCTGGGACATCCTGGATAAAATGAGAAGAGAGGGAAAAAGCCTCCCCGGAACAGCAATTACCGGAGGCTTCTCGCTCGAAGACAACATATACAAGGGACTCGCTTTCGGTGCTCCCTACATTTCACTTGTGGGGGTCTGCAGAGCTCCGATGGCAGCTGCAATGTTCTCAAAGATGGTAGGAGAGGGAATCAAAAAGAATGATGTTCCTGTTTCAGTTAAGAAATTTGGATCATCTGCCGAGGATATTTATCATGATATGCAGGATCTTAATCTGATGTACGGAAAAGAAGCTGAGAATATCCCTGCCGGTGCGACAGGAGTATTTTCTTACCTCAATAGGGTCTCCTTCGGTCTGCGGCTCATGATGGCGCTTAACAGAAAGTTTTCTCTGGGGTTCATTGACAGGACAGATCTGATACCTCTAACAGAGTCGGCAAAGGGACTGTTGAAGGGGCCGTGGCTATAG
- a CDS encoding Nif3-like dinuclear metal center hexameric protein, protein MKLHDVICFIEKRIPLSWSEDWDNSGLQVGDPGSEISKIGIALDVTEDTVNKASESGCGLLVSHHPIIFRPLRNIIPDRPAAKAVVSAIRNGLSLYAAHTNWDSSPEGVNFTLAELLGLDDIRPLRDPSDGSSWGMGAVGELMMPMSIDTVMKLIKERWSLSSCWTYGTAPALMIKRIALVGGSCGGMWTLAADKGASLFVTADISYHERQDALSCGLGLAEVDHGEMERASLPKLRSIIQKETGLAVELIPETERKSFIIQ, encoded by the coding sequence ATGAAACTGCACGATGTCATATGCTTTATAGAAAAGAGGATACCACTGAGCTGGTCCGAGGATTGGGACAATTCAGGACTTCAGGTGGGAGATCCCGGCTCCGAGATATCAAAGATAGGCATTGCGCTGGACGTGACCGAAGATACTGTCAATAAGGCCTCAGAGAGCGGATGCGGCCTTCTCGTATCGCACCACCCCATTATTTTCAGACCGCTCAGGAATATAATACCGGACAGGCCTGCAGCCAAAGCAGTGGTAAGTGCCATCAGGAACGGGCTCTCCCTGTATGCGGCGCATACCAACTGGGACTCGTCACCGGAAGGCGTCAACTTCACACTTGCGGAACTGCTGGGTCTTGATGATATCAGACCTCTCAGAGATCCATCCGACGGTTCTTCATGGGGAATGGGAGCAGTGGGCGAGCTTATGATGCCCATGTCTATTGATACAGTTATGAAACTTATAAAGGAGCGGTGGTCGCTCTCATCCTGCTGGACTTACGGAACCGCTCCTGCGCTGATGATAAAGAGGATCGCGCTCGTAGGCGGTTCGTGCGGAGGCATGTGGACTCTGGCTGCAGATAAAGGCGCTTCCCTCTTCGTTACGGCCGACATCTCATATCACGAAAGGCAGGATGCCCTGAGCTGTGGGCTTGGACTTGCCGAAGTCGACCACGGCGAGATGGAGAGAGCCAGCCTGCCAAAGCTCCGGTCGATAATTCAAAAAGAGACGGGGCTGGCTGTTGAACTGATCCCCGAGACAGAGAGAAAGAGTTTCATAATTCAGTAA
- the cmk gene encoding (d)CMP kinase: MDKTNARKLVITIDGPAGAGKSTVARIAADKLGLPYLDTGAIYRAVTWRLIQDGTAPDETEKITAALQNISVSLSGGRVLVNGRDVTAEIRRPAIDAAVSSFSALRPVRDALIGFQRGQASEGLVADGRDMGTVVFPDADLKIFLTADAEERARRRYKERVERGENADFDEILKYVNERDLYDMNREIAPLRPAPGCVILDSTKMTIEEVTDVIVSLARELGAGKEI; the protein is encoded by the coding sequence ATGGATAAAACCAATGCGCGTAAGCTTGTGATAACGATAGACGGGCCTGCAGGAGCAGGCAAGAGCACTGTTGCCAGAATAGCCGCAGATAAGCTGGGACTGCCCTATCTTGATACAGGGGCAATATACAGAGCCGTGACATGGCGGCTCATTCAGGATGGGACCGCCCCGGATGAGACGGAGAAAATAACGGCTGCCCTGCAGAACATATCAGTCTCTCTTTCCGGAGGAAGAGTCTTGGTAAACGGAAGGGATGTGACCGCAGAGATACGGAGACCGGCCATAGACGCCGCTGTTTCTTCCTTTTCGGCACTCAGGCCTGTAAGGGACGCCCTTATAGGTTTTCAGAGGGGGCAGGCCTCAGAAGGTCTTGTCGCTGACGGGAGGGACATGGGTACCGTTGTCTTTCCTGACGCGGACCTCAAGATATTCCTTACGGCAGACGCGGAGGAGAGGGCGAGACGCCGTTATAAAGAGAGAGTTGAACGCGGCGAAAATGCCGACTTTGACGAAATACTCAAATATGTCAACGAGCGGGACCTTTACGACATGAACAGGGAAATAGCGCCGCTGCGTCCGGCGCCGGGCTGTGTGATACTCGACAGCACAAAAATGACGATCGAAGAGGTAACTGACGTAATAGTCAGCCTGGCCAGGGAATTGGGAGCAGGCAAAGAGATTTGA
- the hydE gene encoding [FeFe] hydrogenase H-cluster radical SAM maturase HydE: MDNMTRIDDLAKAGTLPKRELVELLSSYSEADRIYAAEKAKETSLSVFGKKIFSRGLVEISNYCRNDCYYCGIRRSNTKAVRYRLSLNEIYYCCDWGYEAGFRTFVLQGGEDSFFTDDLLVRIIGRIKEKYSDCAITISLGEKEKASYQRLFDAGADRYLLRHETACEAHYSKLHPSSLTLTNRKRCLYDLKEIGFQTGCGLMVGSPFQTRENLAEDLLFMKEFGPHMVGIGPFIPHSDTPFRDCPAGSAEDSLFMVSLVRLMHPRVLLPATTALGTVMSDGRERGILAGANVVMPNISPLDARKNYLLYDNKIGTADDASESLAYVKAKIESIGYEMVAERGDYR; this comes from the coding sequence ATGGACAACATGACAAGGATAGACGATCTTGCAAAGGCCGGGACCCTGCCGAAAAGAGAGCTTGTGGAGCTGCTCTCGTCTTACAGCGAAGCAGACAGGATCTACGCAGCTGAAAAGGCAAAGGAGACTTCCCTCTCTGTATTTGGCAAAAAGATATTTTCAAGGGGTCTTGTAGAGATATCGAACTACTGCAGGAATGACTGCTATTACTGCGGGATAAGAAGAAGCAACACCAAAGCCGTCAGGTACAGGCTCTCTTTGAATGAGATCTATTACTGCTGCGACTGGGGATATGAGGCCGGGTTCAGGACCTTTGTCCTTCAGGGCGGCGAAGACAGCTTCTTCACAGACGACCTTCTTGTAAGGATCATAGGCAGGATCAAGGAAAAATACAGCGACTGCGCGATCACCATCTCTCTCGGGGAAAAAGAGAAAGCCTCATACCAGAGGCTGTTCGACGCCGGGGCGGACAGATATCTTCTCAGGCATGAGACCGCATGTGAAGCACACTATTCCAAACTTCACCCCTCTTCTCTGACGCTGACCAACAGGAAGAGGTGCCTCTATGACCTCAAAGAGATAGGTTTCCAGACAGGATGCGGTCTGATGGTAGGTTCTCCCTTCCAGACGAGGGAGAATCTTGCGGAAGACCTTCTCTTCATGAAAGAGTTCGGTCCACACATGGTCGGGATCGGTCCCTTCATTCCGCATAGCGATACCCCCTTCAGGGACTGCCCTGCCGGAAGCGCCGAGGACTCACTCTTTATGGTAAGCCTGGTAAGGCTTATGCACCCAAGAGTCCTTCTGCCCGCTACAACTGCGCTTGGGACAGTGATGTCAGACGGAAGGGAGCGGGGCATACTTGCAGGCGCAAATGTTGTGATGCCTAATATATCCCCTCTTGACGCAAGAAAAAATTACCTGCTCTACGACAACAAGATAGGCACAGCAGACGACGCATCCGAGAGCCTTGCCTATGTAAAAGCGAAGATAGAAAGCATCGGCTATGAGATGGTCGCGGAACGTGGAGATTACCGCTGA
- the hflX gene encoding GTPase HflX — translation MSRQKRSSIDLSIRPRKAIVCGVDINSSDDTEVSLDELVMLLENLDIPTLARVTQKRSAPDPASFVGAGKAEEIRDFAQKSEAMLLVVDDFLSPTQKSNLQKLTSMTVWDRAFVIMKIFESRAHTAEAKLQVELAQYRYEIPSLKGLGHQMSRTGGGIGTRGPGETEFERHRRKLERRMKSITSRLEEVKERRRDRRERRRKDGAFTAALVGYTNSGKSTLLRSLSKDSGILTANQLFSTLDTVVRKISFRDGGSFLLSDTVGFIRKLPPELVAAFRATLEEVSEADLLLLVIDSADKDPVGNMEIVLETLKELKADDLPRIVVLNKIDKTESEAEFIAMELRARGEDAIKVCALTGEGFGELLERVKRHAMEYYESRMALPQEE, via the coding sequence TTGAGCAGACAAAAAAGGTCATCGATAGACCTCTCTATAAGACCCAGGAAGGCAATTGTTTGCGGAGTGGACATCAACAGCTCGGACGACACCGAGGTCTCGCTTGACGAATTGGTAATGCTTCTTGAAAATTTGGATATACCTACCCTTGCCAGGGTCACCCAGAAAAGGTCTGCACCAGATCCAGCAAGTTTTGTGGGTGCAGGCAAGGCGGAGGAGATCAGGGATTTCGCGCAGAAATCAGAGGCAATGCTGCTTGTGGTAGATGATTTTCTAAGCCCGACCCAAAAGAGCAACCTTCAGAAGCTGACATCAATGACAGTCTGGGACAGAGCCTTTGTTATAATGAAGATATTCGAAAGCAGGGCCCATACAGCCGAAGCAAAGCTCCAGGTCGAACTTGCCCAGTACAGATACGAGATCCCCAGCCTCAAAGGACTTGGCCATCAGATGTCAAGGACGGGGGGAGGCATCGGTACCAGGGGTCCGGGAGAGACCGAATTCGAAAGGCACAGAAGGAAGCTCGAAAGAAGGATGAAGAGCATCACTTCCCGCCTGGAGGAAGTCAAGGAGAGAAGAAGGGACAGGCGCGAGCGGCGCAGGAAGGACGGAGCTTTTACGGCAGCGCTGGTCGGCTATACGAACAGCGGAAAGTCCACCCTTTTGAGATCTCTCTCCAAAGACAGCGGGATACTGACGGCAAACCAGCTTTTCTCCACGCTGGACACTGTAGTCAGAAAGATAAGCTTCAGAGACGGGGGAAGTTTCCTCCTCTCCGACACTGTAGGTTTTATCCGGAAGCTGCCCCCGGAGCTTGTGGCGGCATTCAGGGCGACTCTGGAAGAGGTGTCCGAAGCGGACTTGCTGCTTCTGGTCATAGATTCAGCGGACAAAGATCCCGTGGGGAACATGGAGATCGTCCTTGAGACGCTGAAGGAACTCAAGGCAGACGACCTGCCGAGGATAGTTGTTCTCAACAAAATAGACAAGACAGAGTCGGAAGCGGAGTTTATAGCTATGGAACTGAGAGCAAGGGGCGAGGATGCAATAAAGGTTTGTGCCCTTACAGGAGAAGGTTTCGGAGAGCTCCTTGAGAGGGTAAAGAGACATGCCATGGAGTACTATGAGAGCAGGATGGCGCTTCCGCAGGAAGAATAA
- a CDS encoding ABC transporter ATP-binding protein — translation MSAMLEVKNIHCAYDAVPVIHGISLEVNEGELVAIIGANGAGKSTTMRTIAGLMHPVSGTISFMGEDISKTSASKTIRKGLSYVPEGRRLFSKLTVRENLELGAFATKDRKEIDGRLEEMYDLFPILKDRRDQTAETMSGGEQQMCAIARGLMSKPKLLLLDELSLGLQPSLVEKVFETVIEINKRGVTILLVEQMVQEALEIAKRGYVIQTGTIVYSGTSQELLCSEEVRKAYMGM, via the coding sequence ATGTCTGCCATGCTTGAAGTTAAAAACATACACTGTGCCTATGACGCGGTCCCGGTCATCCATGGCATCTCACTTGAGGTAAACGAGGGCGAGCTTGTCGCAATAATCGGAGCGAACGGAGCCGGCAAAAGCACTACCATGAGGACGATCGCAGGTCTTATGCATCCGGTCAGCGGTACGATAAGCTTTATGGGGGAGGATATTTCAAAGACTTCGGCCTCAAAAACGATCAGGAAGGGGCTGAGCTATGTTCCTGAAGGACGCCGCCTCTTTTCCAAACTGACGGTGCGTGAAAACCTCGAACTGGGAGCCTTCGCCACAAAGGACAGAAAAGAAATTGACGGGCGGTTGGAGGAGATGTACGACCTTTTCCCGATACTCAAGGACCGCAGAGACCAGACCGCAGAGACGATGAGCGGCGGCGAACAGCAGATGTGCGCCATCGCAAGGGGACTTATGTCGAAGCCGAAGCTTTTGCTTCTTGACGAACTCTCCCTGGGCCTGCAGCCAAGTCTTGTTGAGAAAGTCTTTGAGACTGTTATTGAGATAAACAAGAGGGGCGTAACGATCCTCCTCGTCGAGCAGATGGTCCAGGAAGCCCTTGAGATCGCAAAGAGAGGCTATGTCATCCAGACCGGAACAATAGTCTACTCAGGCACATCGCAGGAGCTTCTCTGCTCGGAGGAAGTACGCAAAGCATACATGGGCATGTAA
- a CDS encoding segregation/condensation protein A codes for MPKTQNEDRRGFEVQLGAFSGPLDLLCHLVESREMDPAQLNLTELVSQYVSFLVNSKRTTLNEMAEFFSFASRLLLRKVHSLFPAQRDAGEEEEFPDEEPFADEEELRRMLEVFRPYRNAAAHLAALQKDRERSFVRIADEESTPFYDLGDLYGLASLWWQLLDRYNEKRETGNCSEESLWEDIPDAIPEERQVEERMEELLRRIRKKELSLRDLLEEKNKKILIVTLLALLEMSRLGMVRIKQSETLGDVMVAAV; via the coding sequence TTGCCCAAAACGCAAAATGAGGACCGGAGGGGTTTCGAGGTTCAGCTCGGAGCTTTTTCCGGTCCGCTCGACCTTTTGTGTCATCTTGTCGAGAGCAGGGAGATGGATCCCGCTCAGCTGAACCTCACCGAACTGGTTTCACAGTATGTCAGTTTCCTCGTAAACAGCAAACGTACTACGTTGAATGAGATGGCGGAATTCTTTTCTTTTGCCAGCAGGCTTCTTCTGAGGAAAGTCCATTCTCTCTTTCCTGCACAGCGTGATGCCGGTGAAGAGGAAGAGTTCCCTGATGAAGAGCCCTTTGCGGATGAAGAAGAGCTCAGGAGAATGCTTGAGGTCTTCAGGCCATACCGGAACGCGGCGGCGCACCTGGCTGCCCTTCAGAAGGACAGGGAGCGATCTTTTGTAAGGATAGCCGATGAAGAAAGCACCCCCTTCTATGACCTTGGCGATCTATATGGGCTGGCATCCCTTTGGTGGCAGCTTCTTGACAGATACAACGAAAAGAGGGAGACGGGGAACTGCAGTGAAGAGTCGCTGTGGGAGGATATACCCGATGCCATCCCCGAAGAACGTCAGGTCGAGGAGAGGATGGAGGAGCTTCTTCGCAGAATAAGAAAAAAAGAGCTTTCCCTGAGGGACCTTCTGGAGGAGAAAAACAAGAAAATACTCATTGTTACTCTTCTTGCACTGCTGGAAATGTCGCGCTTGGGAATGGTAAGGATCAAACAGTCGGAAACGTTGGGAGATGTTATGGTTGCAGCAGTCTGA
- a CDS encoding ABC transporter ATP-binding protein, protein MALLEVRDLTMKFGSLLANSDVSFDVEKGTIVGLIGPNGAGKTTLFNCVAGLYKPASGKVTFDGLDVTGYPSWKMARLGLARTFQVVRPLKEMTVYENILVGAYMRYSDTAKANEVAEHCVDLCFLGDLRNKLAGGLTIGNKKRLEVARSLATGPKLLLLDESVAGLTSTEVKEMVEVIVRLREEGVTILMVEHIMEAIMPIADKIVVLASGKKIAEDSPQAVINDPTVITAYFGEKFAKRLRVCEGEQ, encoded by the coding sequence ATGGCACTGCTTGAAGTCAGAGATCTGACCATGAAATTCGGGTCCCTGCTTGCCAACAGCGATGTCTCCTTTGATGTGGAAAAAGGAACCATAGTTGGCCTTATAGGCCCCAACGGAGCCGGCAAGACGACCCTTTTCAACTGTGTTGCAGGTCTCTACAAGCCAGCCTCAGGCAAGGTGACATTTGACGGACTCGACGTGACCGGATACCCGTCGTGGAAGATGGCCCGCCTTGGTCTCGCAAGGACCTTCCAGGTCGTAAGGCCACTCAAGGAGATGACCGTATATGAAAATATTCTGGTCGGAGCCTATATGCGATACAGCGACACGGCAAAGGCAAACGAAGTCGCTGAGCACTGCGTGGACCTCTGCTTCCTGGGAGATCTCAGAAACAAGCTGGCTGGCGGCCTTACCATAGGCAACAAGAAGAGGCTTGAAGTGGCGAGGTCCCTTGCGACAGGCCCGAAGCTCCTTCTTCTTGACGAGTCTGTTGCCGGACTGACATCGACCGAGGTAAAAGAGATGGTGGAAGTCATTGTGAGGCTCAGGGAAGAGGGCGTGACCATATTGATGGTCGAGCATATCATGGAGGCTATTATGCCGATAGCCGACAAGATAGTTGTCCTTGCCAGCGGCAAAAAGATAGCGGAAGACAGCCCGCAGGCAGTAATCAACGACCCGACAGTCATCACGGCATACTTCGGCGAGAAATTTGCGAAGAGACTCAGGGTCTGTGAGGGGGAACAGTGA
- the trpS gene encoding tryptophan--tRNA ligase — translation MDEKKRIFSGMRPTGKLHYGHMAGALINWVKLQNDYNCFWGIVDWHAMMSDYADCSKVKANCREILLDWLAVGVDPEKSSIFIQSHVKQHAEIHLALSMITPLGWLERCPTYKEQILNLQNKDLSTYAFLGYPVLMAGDILLYKSWAVPVGEDQGPHLELTREVARRFNHFYGDIFPEPETLLTPTAKMPGTDGRKMSKSYGNALDIADDMKTIWEKLRTMTTDPARERRTDPGTPEKCPVWDIHKFFNKDAQEMSEIHGGCMTAGIGCVDCKKKLMVHLERMMRPIQERRAYYEGREDDLMQILESGASRARSVAEKTMEDVYRVMGLLH, via the coding sequence ATGGATGAGAAAAAGAGGATATTCAGCGGAATGAGGCCGACAGGCAAACTTCACTACGGTCACATGGCCGGTGCCCTGATCAACTGGGTAAAGCTGCAGAACGATTACAACTGCTTCTGGGGGATAGTCGACTGGCATGCGATGATGTCGGATTATGCTGACTGCAGCAAAGTAAAGGCAAACTGCAGGGAGATACTCCTAGACTGGCTTGCGGTAGGAGTTGATCCGGAGAAGTCTTCAATATTTATCCAGTCCCATGTAAAGCAGCATGCCGAGATACATCTTGCCCTTTCGATGATAACTCCTCTGGGATGGCTTGAGCGCTGTCCGACCTACAAGGAACAGATACTGAACCTTCAGAACAAGGACCTTTCTACCTATGCCTTCCTGGGCTATCCTGTGCTGATGGCCGGCGACATCCTGCTCTATAAGTCATGGGCCGTACCTGTCGGTGAAGATCAGGGGCCGCACCTTGAACTTACCAGGGAGGTCGCGCGAAGGTTTAATCACTTCTACGGCGACATATTCCCTGAACCGGAGACACTGCTCACCCCAACTGCCAAAATGCCGGGCACGGACGGACGCAAAATGAGCAAGTCATATGGGAATGCCCTTGACATAGCAGACGATATGAAGACTATCTGGGAGAAGCTCAGGACGATGACGACAGACCCTGCCCGGGAGAGAAGGACAGATCCCGGTACACCTGAAAAGTGCCCTGTCTGGGACATACATAAGTTTTTCAACAAAGATGCCCAGGAAATGTCGGAGATACACGGGGGATGCATGACAGCCGGGATAGGCTGTGTCGACTGCAAAAAGAAGCTGATGGTGCACCTCGAAAGGATGATGAGGCCCATACAGGAACGCCGGGCATATTACGAAGGACGCGAGGACGACCTGATGCAGATACTTGAGTCAGGCGCGTCACGCGCACGTTCGGTAGCTGAAAAAACGATGGAAGACGTGTACAGGGTGATGGGGCTTCTTCACTGA